Proteins encoded in a region of the bacterium genome:
- the trpS gene encoding tryptophan--tRNA ligase, whose product MPYPSNKRVFSGIQPTGVPHIGNYLGALKQWVNLQKSSNTCFWSIVDMHGITMPYDVASYKTKVLTTAATLLAIGIDPEKSILFVQSHVPAHTEATWLMACQTKYGELQRMTQFKEKGENQPSVSAGLFVYPVFMAVDILLYQTDLVPVGDDQIQHLELTRTLATRFNNTYNHLFTVPEPYVIKEVARVMSLKDPTKKMSKSGNPNDAIFLTDSQDEIQKKIRTAVTDSGSTFDPENIGPALKNLLSIYIAFSGFSVDETMVKFGGKGYAVIKNDIAEMLIEKLTPIRNKVRTLLDNESSLMANLQLGARRANEVAQKNLREMKSRMGFTQIS is encoded by the coding sequence ATGCCATACCCTTCCAACAAACGTGTTTTTTCGGGAATTCAGCCCACTGGTGTTCCCCACATCGGCAACTACCTTGGTGCACTAAAACAATGGGTTAATTTGCAAAAATCGAGCAACACCTGTTTTTGGTCGATTGTCGACATGCACGGCATTACTATGCCATACGACGTTGCGAGTTATAAAACAAAAGTTTTAACAACTGCCGCAACACTGCTGGCAATCGGTATTGATCCGGAAAAAAGTATTTTATTTGTGCAATCACACGTTCCCGCGCACACGGAAGCAACATGGCTTATGGCCTGTCAAACAAAATATGGGGAACTCCAACGCATGACACAATTTAAAGAGAAGGGTGAGAACCAACCATCAGTCAGCGCAGGCTTATTTGTTTACCCTGTTTTCATGGCAGTAGATATTTTGCTTTACCAAACTGATCTCGTGCCGGTGGGCGATGATCAAATCCAACACCTGGAATTAACCCGCACCCTCGCAACACGTTTTAACAATACCTACAACCACCTTTTCACTGTTCCCGAGCCATACGTGATTAAAGAAGTGGCGCGCGTAATGTCGCTCAAGGACCCGACAAAAAAGATGAGTAAATCCGGCAACCCTAACGACGCGATTTTCTTGACCGACTCCCAAGACGAAATTCAAAAGAAAATTCGCACCGCGGTCACGGATTCCGGTTCCACGTTTGATCCGGAAAATATCGGGCCAGCTCTAAAAAACCTCCTCTCTATTTACATTGCTTTTTCTGGGTTTAGTGTTGACGAAACAATGGTTAAATTTGGCGGAAAAGGCTACGCCGTAATCAAAAACGATATTGCGGAAATGTTAATCGAAAAATTAACCCCAATCCGCAATAAAGTACGCACGCTTTTGGATAATGAATCTTCTCTGATGGCCAACTTGCAACTCGGGGCGCGCCGTGCCAACGAAGTAGCCCAAAAGAATTTACGCGAGATGAAATCGCGCATGGGCTTTACGCAGATTTCGTAA
- a CDS encoding bifunctional phosphoglucose/phosphomannose isomerase, with protein MTNPLDKENMEQVILDSPQQYLDGLKSAEQVATWTPSEKIEKVLVCAMGGSWMFAALLRDSGIITTSIHIHRAYGLPHWVNKNTLVIASSFSGNTEETLSAYEKAKELGLPLMGIAAGGDLEKRCINDGIPFIKIPATPSNIQPRCATGYTIGIFAALLSRLGLAVPNAKERIEAVSKNLTESMAEARRLGEQMAPEFKTVTPIIYTSNEYKSVARIWKIKCNENAKTPAFWNFFPELNHNEMCGWTLPHGSFHIVILRDQATEPMILKRMEITARLLTEKGIKVSFVEIKGATKAEKVFSTLLIGDWFSYNLALQLGINPSPVDMVEEFKKLLKQ; from the coding sequence ATGACAAACCCATTAGATAAAGAGAACATGGAGCAGGTCATTCTTGACTCGCCCCAGCAATATTTAGATGGTTTAAAGTCCGCTGAACAAGTGGCAACCTGGACACCATCCGAGAAAATTGAAAAGGTTTTAGTGTGCGCTATGGGTGGCTCTTGGATGTTTGCCGCACTACTGCGAGACAGCGGAATAATTACAACATCAATTCATATTCATCGCGCATATGGCTTACCGCATTGGGTAAACAAAAATACTCTGGTAATCGCCAGTTCTTTTTCCGGCAATACGGAAGAAACGCTTTCAGCATACGAAAAAGCAAAAGAACTTGGTTTGCCACTGATGGGAATTGCGGCGGGTGGTGATTTGGAAAAACGGTGCATAAACGATGGCATCCCATTTATAAAAATCCCAGCGACACCATCCAACATTCAACCACGTTGCGCGACCGGTTATACCATAGGAATTTTTGCCGCACTTCTTTCCCGTTTAGGATTGGCTGTTCCGAATGCAAAAGAAAGAATTGAAGCGGTTTCAAAAAACTTAACGGAATCAATGGCGGAAGCGCGGCGCCTTGGCGAACAAATGGCGCCGGAATTCAAAACCGTCACACCGATTATCTACACAAGCAATGAATACAAGTCAGTAGCCCGCATCTGGAAAATCAAGTGCAACGAAAACGCCAAAACACCCGCCTTCTGGAATTTCTTCCCGGAACTCAACCACAACGAAATGTGTGGGTGGACTTTGCCTCACGGCAGTTTTCATATCGTCATTTTGCGTGACCAAGCAACCGAACCAATGATTCTAAAGCGGATGGAAATCACCGCGCGATTACTCACCGAAAAAGGTATCAAGGTTTCGTTCGTAGAAATCAAAGGCGCCACAAAAGCAGAGAAAGTTTTTTCGACACTGCTCATTGGCGACTGGTTCTCATACAACCTTGCATTGCAATTAGGCATCAACCCGTCCCCGGTAGACATGGTGGAAGAATTTAAGAAACTTTTAAAGCAATAA
- a CDS encoding DUF86 domain-containing protein: MTEITKEIVVNKLSSLEETLEKLKKYQALSKNEYFADERNELSVERLFQTGLETVVDIARYLIIENKLQKPGEKNSEFEILANSGILSEELAVKLTKAKSFRNVLVHDYLDVDPEIVYENLQNNLGDLEQFVQIISKVVATNTDHGTEQGCSVP, from the coding sequence ATGACTGAAATAACTAAAGAAATAGTCGTCAATAAATTATCCTCGCTGGAAGAAACACTGGAAAAGCTGAAAAAATACCAAGCGCTGTCGAAAAACGAATACTTTGCCGATGAACGCAACGAACTTTCGGTGGAACGCCTGTTCCAAACAGGACTGGAGACCGTTGTTGATATCGCGCGTTATTTAATAATTGAAAACAAATTACAAAAGCCCGGCGAAAAAAATAGTGAATTTGAAATATTGGCAAACTCGGGAATCTTGTCCGAAGAACTCGCTGTCAAACTGACAAAAGCGAAAAGTTTCCGCAATGTCTTGGTCCACGATTATTTGGACGTTGATCCGGAAATAGTATACGAAAACCTCCAAAACAATTTGGGAGATCTTGAACAATTCGTGCAAATAATCAGCAAGGTAGTGGCGACCAACACCGATCACGGAACGGAGCAAGGTTGCTCCGTTCCGTGA
- a CDS encoding nucleotidyltransferase domain-containing protein: protein MKRFGAKKITVTDDLNKLAEKEMAGLPILFAYIFGSAVSGDIHEESDIDIALFLDPNASKQTQFDARLIAHEIIGKIFDVPTEALDISVLNQAPLALRMAVISEGIVLAEKEHGERVKFEMAVLREYDDQKDFLKLYNQSFLNNLTAS from the coding sequence ATGAAACGCTTTGGCGCGAAGAAAATTACTGTCACAGACGATTTAAACAAACTGGCCGAAAAAGAAATGGCCGGCCTTCCGATTTTGTTTGCCTATATTTTCGGTTCCGCCGTTTCCGGCGACATACATGAGGAAAGCGATATCGACATCGCCTTATTTTTGGATCCCAATGCTTCAAAACAGACACAGTTTGACGCGCGTTTAATCGCGCACGAAATAATTGGAAAAATTTTTGATGTACCAACAGAAGCGCTGGATATTTCCGTACTCAACCAAGCCCCGCTCGCTTTGCGGATGGCGGTGATCAGTGAAGGTATTGTTCTAGCGGAAAAAGAACATGGAGAACGCGTAAAATTCGAGATGGCGGTTTTACGTGAATACGACGACCAAAAAGATTTTCTGAAACTTTACAACCAATCTTTCTTAAACAATTTAACCGCATCATAA
- the secG gene encoding preprotein translocase subunit SecG, with protein MNSKTIFLVIQVVISVLLITAVLLQNRGAGLGQSFGGSSATYHTKRGFEKRLHQATILLAVAFLTVPLLQIIF; from the coding sequence ATGAACTCCAAAACCATCTTCCTCGTTATCCAAGTAGTAATTTCTGTCCTCCTTATTACGGCCGTTTTACTTCAGAATCGTGGCGCGGGCCTGGGACAGTCTTTTGGCGGCAGTTCCGCTACATATCACACCAAACGCGGTTTCGAAAAACGCCTTCACCAAGCTACGATTTTGCTCGCCGTGGCTTTCTTGACAGTCCCGTTGCTTCAGATTATCTTCTAA
- a CDS encoding RNase J family beta-CASP ribonuclease → MFTASFAPPAVPSIPGKNNGPVPQKNRDNRGPKNFNRPHKPQHTQRGPVRQNATPHQNTAPVGNGPRTQPNRTNSRRPEKNFKKKGGPTMLVTRRVESPSLPLRDDNVLRVIPIGGFDETGARNCMAIEYKRDIIIVDAGLMFPEEDMPGIDYIIPDISMLRGRERDIRGVFITHAHLDHMGALPHILPRIGNQPVYSSIFTSKLIQKKHLDFPSQAKPITQEVKAEDVLRLGNFEIEAFHAQHSVPDAIGLVVRTPSGTLFITGDWKFDSNPVHDAPTPRGHIESIGKRGVTVMFGDSTNSNVPGGTIPEQTVMDTLEKIFKETEGRIIASTTGSNVRRVQQLMTLAVNYGRKVAVEGFSMRTAVEIAQELKYIEVPKGTIISSEETNGMLPSKVLIICTGAQAEEQAVLMRIVNKEHRTLAIQQGDAVIFSSSAIPGNERAVGHLKDYLSRQGAEVYHNQMMDVHSSGHGKQEDLKEMLAMVKPEFFVPAYGDYYHRKVHGRLAQDVGVAKERILYPDNGQVIEVRQHEAKVMEERYPINYIMVDGLGVGDLADVVLRDRQILASDGIIVAIIKMAHANGEMLGKADIVSRGFVYMKEQKALIDETQKKIKEIMEKTCSKDQNPTPPNEAYVKSKLRDDLGQFLFNKTQRRPMIIPLLIEV, encoded by the coding sequence ATGTTTACAGCAAGTTTCGCACCCCCAGCAGTACCAAGTATTCCAGGGAAAAATAACGGGCCGGTGCCCCAAAAAAATCGTGACAATCGTGGTCCCAAGAATTTTAACCGACCACACAAACCGCAACACACCCAACGCGGACCGGTGCGCCAAAATGCGACACCACATCAAAATACGGCCCCCGTCGGCAACGGCCCCCGCACACAACCAAATCGTACTAACTCCCGACGCCCGGAAAAGAATTTTAAGAAAAAAGGCGGGCCAACAATGTTGGTAACTCGCCGTGTCGAAAGCCCGTCATTGCCATTACGTGATGACAACGTTTTACGCGTTATCCCAATCGGCGGTTTTGATGAAACTGGTGCTCGCAATTGTATGGCCATTGAATACAAACGCGATATTATTATTGTCGACGCCGGTTTAATGTTTCCGGAAGAAGACATGCCGGGTATTGATTACATCATTCCCGATATTTCAATGTTAAGAGGACGCGAGCGCGATATCCGCGGTGTATTTATTACCCACGCCCACTTAGACCATATGGGAGCATTACCGCACATTCTTCCAAGAATTGGTAATCAACCGGTCTACAGTTCCATTTTTACATCAAAACTTATCCAAAAAAAGCACTTGGATTTCCCTTCACAAGCAAAACCAATTACGCAAGAAGTAAAAGCGGAAGACGTTTTACGTTTAGGTAATTTCGAAATCGAAGCATTTCACGCCCAACACAGTGTGCCCGACGCGATTGGACTCGTTGTCCGCACGCCTTCCGGTACATTGTTTATCACGGGCGATTGGAAATTCGATTCTAATCCGGTGCACGACGCGCCAACACCGCGTGGCCACATTGAATCAATTGGAAAACGTGGCGTAACGGTAATGTTTGGCGATTCTACAAACAGCAACGTCCCGGGCGGTACCATTCCGGAACAAACGGTAATGGACACCCTTGAAAAGATTTTCAAAGAGACGGAAGGTAGAATTATTGCCTCGACAACCGGCAGTAATGTTCGGAGAGTTCAACAACTAATGACACTGGCTGTTAATTATGGTCGTAAAGTGGCCGTGGAAGGTTTCAGCATGCGTACTGCGGTAGAAATTGCTCAAGAATTAAAATATATTGAGGTTCCAAAGGGCACGATTATTTCTTCGGAAGAAACGAACGGAATGTTGCCTTCCAAGGTCTTGATTATCTGCACCGGCGCGCAAGCCGAAGAACAGGCCGTACTAATGCGCATCGTTAACAAAGAACATCGCACTCTGGCCATTCAACAGGGCGATGCTGTTATCTTTTCCTCGTCCGCTATTCCCGGCAACGAACGGGCCGTGGGGCATCTGAAAGATTATCTTTCCCGTCAAGGAGCCGAAGTCTATCACAATCAAATGATGGACGTACACTCAAGCGGTCACGGCAAACAAGAAGATTTGAAAGAAATGCTCGCTATGGTAAAACCGGAATTCTTCGTTCCCGCTTACGGCGATTACTATCATCGCAAAGTACATGGTCGTTTAGCACAAGACGTTGGTGTCGCAAAAGAACGAATTCTTTATCCGGATAACGGACAAGTAATCGAAGTACGTCAGCATGAAGCCAAAGTGATGGAAGAACGTTATCCAATTAACTATATTATGGTCGATGGATTAGGTGTCGGTGATTTGGCCGATGTGGTATTACGTGATCGTCAAATTCTCGCCTCCGATGGAATTATCGTCGCGATTATCAAGATGGCGCACGCCAATGGTGAAATGCTCGGTAAGGCCGATATTGTTTCCCGCGGCTTCGTTTATATGAAAGAGCAAAAAGCGCTTATCGACGAAACCCAAAAGAAAATCAAGGAGATTATGGAAAAAACCTGCAGTAAGGATCAAAACCCTACTCCCCCAAATGAGGCCTATGTGAAATCCAAACTCCGCGATGATCTAGGACAATTCTTGTTCAACAAGACGCAACGCCGTCCAATGATTATTCCACTATTAATTGAAGTATAA
- a CDS encoding ABC transporter substrate-binding protein: MNRIFSTLGHSLSKRERKTLMICVTVVIVGVIWGAGLFIREKTVLIPKEGGTYREGAVGQPRYISPVLARTNDVDMNISRLVYSGLMRVDENKNIVGDLAEKVDISDDGKVYTAHLRTGIKWQDGEQFNADDVLFTIQTIQNPDAKSPAAPIFQSVVANKIDDQTVSFTLREPYAPFLYNLTQAIMPEHVWANVEPKNITLAEQNLKPIGTGPFMFKKLKKSTMGEVREYELARFDGYYGKRPLINNIIFSFYQSNDELLRAFQGNKVDGMSFVPPSLVSEINRIRSAKIYRAKLPQYFAVFFNQARQPVLADQTIRTALDLAIDRDKIIREALYNEGTRIDTPIPPGFLGYQEGLGRVEYNPEKAKQNLDDAGWKVNDKTGIREKNGKPFTFTLTTTDWPEYTKTADLLAEQWRAIGADVKLEAQTVGTVQSEAIRPRAYDAILYGEVLGADPDPYPFWHSTATRDPGLNLALYKDTESDKLLEQARKTTDIAKREETYKKFQERLIGAVPALFLYSPTYNYALHNNVRGQMLDAIQLPAQRFNTISTWYMKTRRVWKK; the protein is encoded by the coding sequence ATGAATAGAATTTTTTCCACTCTTGGCCACAGTCTTTCAAAGCGTGAACGAAAAACACTAATGATTTGCGTAACGGTTGTAATTGTCGGCGTTATTTGGGGTGCCGGTTTATTCATCCGCGAAAAAACAGTTTTAATTCCAAAGGAAGGTGGCACCTACCGCGAGGGTGCGGTTGGGCAACCACGCTATATTTCTCCTGTTCTGGCACGCACAAACGATGTTGATATGAATATTTCCCGCTTAGTTTATTCAGGACTAATGCGCGTAGATGAAAATAAAAATATTGTCGGTGATTTGGCGGAAAAAGTAGATATTAGCGACGATGGAAAAGTCTACACGGCGCATCTCCGCACAGGGATCAAGTGGCAAGACGGTGAACAATTTAATGCTGATGATGTCTTGTTTACCATCCAAACAATTCAAAACCCCGACGCCAAGAGTCCTGCCGCACCGATTTTTCAAAGTGTTGTAGCCAACAAAATAGATGACCAAACAGTGAGTTTTACCTTACGCGAACCATACGCCCCCTTCCTTTACAACCTCACCCAGGCAATTATGCCCGAACATGTTTGGGCCAATGTTGAACCAAAAAATATCACTCTCGCGGAACAAAACCTAAAACCTATCGGCACGGGACCATTTATGTTTAAGAAGTTGAAGAAAAGCACAATGGGGGAAGTGCGCGAATATGAACTTGCCCGCTTTGACGGTTACTACGGAAAGCGTCCCCTTATCAACAACATTATTTTCTCTTTTTATCAAAGTAACGATGAATTACTGCGTGCTTTTCAGGGCAACAAAGTCGACGGTATGAGTTTTGTGCCACCATCATTAGTTAGCGAAATTAATCGCATTCGTAGTGCAAAAATATATCGCGCTAAACTACCACAGTATTTTGCCGTCTTTTTCAATCAAGCCCGTCAACCAGTGTTGGCCGATCAAACGATTCGTACAGCTTTAGATTTAGCCATCGACCGCGATAAAATTATCCGCGAAGCGTTGTACAATGAAGGAACACGGATTGATACACCAATCCCGCCGGGTTTCTTGGGCTACCAAGAAGGTTTGGGTCGGGTTGAATATAATCCGGAAAAAGCCAAGCAAAATTTGGACGATGCCGGCTGGAAGGTTAACGACAAAACAGGCATTCGCGAAAAAAATGGAAAACCTTTTACTTTCACACTCACAACCACCGATTGGCCGGAATATACCAAGACGGCGGACTTATTGGCGGAACAATGGCGCGCGATTGGCGCGGATGTAAAACTGGAAGCGCAAACCGTAGGAACTGTTCAAAGCGAAGCTATCCGCCCACGTGCCTACGATGCCATTCTTTATGGCGAAGTTTTAGGAGCCGACCCAGATCCATATCCTTTTTGGCACTCCACAGCAACTCGCGACCCGGGCTTAAATTTGGCTTTATACAAAGACACCGAGTCCGACAAGCTTTTGGAACAAGCACGCAAAACAACCGACATCGCCAAACGTGAAGAAACGTATAAAAAATTCCAAGAACGTCTAATTGGTGCTGTTCCCGCATTATTCCTTTACAGTCCAACCTATAATTACGCGTTGCACAATAATGTTCGTGGCCAAATGCTGGATGCGATTCAGCTACCGGCCCAACGCTTCAATACAATTTCCACTTGGTACATGAAGACAAGGCGGGTGTGGAAGAAGTAG
- a CDS encoding excinuclease ABC subunit UvrC: MENELKNQAKNLPDLPGVYQFKDAKGAILYIGKAKSLKKRVAQYFAPTRLEPLKVEMVKLAFSVETIIVKNETEALVLEGTLIHKHRPPYNVRLVDDSSYLYVRISNEAYPKVSLERKVATDGAWYRGPYPNSRAVRQTLKEARKFFPWCGYPDPGKSTPALLWKKEGSVGVPSLFPKGGGATKNVQRTFEGVPAREGLRRPCFAYHIGLCPGICVGAISLEEYQNNFVRLKKFLDGDTDAVLGAITERMNELSEQQHYEKAAALRDRIKAIQQTMIPQDVITTRNENADVFGLAHRGGHGSIALLQLRQGRIIGRQIFPLLLPDKKEEKDIWEEFLAQYLPTAQGGAKIIYLPTPSSSLRAITAVRRSNPPIQNADEIASPRQGRGSQRLTIKFPERGWKKQLIDMANTNAQESLNRSETELQSPQNLLKSITDLQEKLNLPTLPKRIETYDISNIQGKLATASMVVFIDGKSVPSEYRKFKIINDGEPNDVGMMRETLTRRFKSRLPLDKGGTREISRPNNKIPPRLPLSREEKSRWPLPDLIVLDGGKPQLNTINKLFTELDLKIPLISLAKREEEIFTTKNSSSIILDRTSPAFYLMQRMRDEAHRFTISYHRLLRKKRMTKSILEEIPGIGPGTRKKLLRAFGSLAGIRAATVEELEKILGSKKTEILIEFLRR; the protein is encoded by the coding sequence ATGGAAAATGAATTAAAAAATCAAGCCAAAAACCTTCCCGACTTACCCGGTGTTTACCAATTTAAAGACGCCAAAGGCGCGATCCTTTATATTGGCAAAGCGAAATCACTAAAGAAACGTGTCGCCCAATATTTTGCACCAACTCGACTTGAACCACTCAAGGTCGAGATGGTGAAGCTCGCTTTTTCGGTTGAGACAATAATTGTAAAAAATGAAACGGAAGCCCTGGTATTGGAAGGCACGCTAATCCATAAACACCGACCACCATATAATGTGCGCTTGGTTGATGATTCATCTTATCTATACGTAAGGATTTCTAATGAAGCCTATCCAAAAGTTTCTTTGGAACGAAAAGTTGCAACGGATGGTGCGTGGTATCGTGGCCCTTATCCAAATTCTCGAGCGGTACGACAGACATTAAAAGAAGCGCGAAAGTTTTTTCCTTGGTGCGGATATCCTGACCCGGGAAAATCCACCCCCGCCCTCCTTTGGAAAAAGGAGGGAAGCGTTGGCGTCCCCTCCCTTTTTCCAAAGGGAGGCGGGGCCACCAAGAACGTCCAGCGGACGTTTGAGGGGGTGCCAGCGCGGGAGGGATTACGTCGTCCCTGTTTCGCCTATCACATCGGTTTGTGCCCGGGAATTTGTGTCGGCGCGATTAGCCTCGAAGAATACCAAAACAATTTCGTCCGCTTAAAAAAGTTTTTGGATGGCGATACTGATGCAGTACTTGGTGCAATAACTGAACGAATGAATGAGCTAAGTGAACAACAACATTACGAAAAAGCCGCCGCTTTACGCGACCGGATTAAAGCGATTCAGCAAACAATGATTCCACAGGACGTGATCACAACAAGAAATGAAAATGCGGATGTGTTTGGTTTGGCGCACCGTGGCGGTCATGGCAGTATCGCCCTTCTGCAATTACGCCAAGGTCGGATTATTGGACGACAAATTTTCCCATTGCTTTTACCGGACAAGAAAGAAGAAAAAGACATTTGGGAAGAATTTCTAGCGCAATATTTACCGACAGCACAAGGAGGAGCAAAGATTATTTATTTGCCGACACCGTCGTCGTCATTGCGAGCCATCACCGCAGTGAGGCGAAGCAATCCCCCGATTCAAAACGCCGACGAGATTGCTTCACCCCGCCAAGGGCGGGGTTCGCAAAGACTGACTATCAAATTTCCAGAACGTGGCTGGAAAAAACAGTTAATCGACATGGCAAATACAAATGCCCAAGAATCATTGAACCGTTCTGAAACAGAATTACAAAGTCCCCAAAATTTACTCAAGAGTATTACCGACCTACAGGAAAAGTTGAATCTTCCAACCCTACCAAAACGAATTGAGACATATGATATTTCAAACATTCAAGGAAAATTGGCGACCGCTTCGATGGTGGTTTTCATCGACGGAAAATCCGTGCCATCGGAATATCGCAAATTTAAAATTATCAACGACGGTGAACCAAACGATGTAGGAATGATGCGGGAAACACTGACACGAAGATTTAAGAGCCGTCTCCCCCTTGATAAAGGGGGAACAAGGGAGATTTCGCGGCCCAATAACAAAATCCCTCCCCGCCTCCCTTTATCAAGGGAGGAAAAATCGCGCTGGCCTCTACCTGACCTGATTGTTCTCGACGGTGGCAAACCGCAATTAAATACGATCAATAAACTTTTTACTGAACTTGATTTAAAGATCCCATTAATTTCTCTCGCCAAACGAGAAGAAGAAATTTTTACCACAAAAAATTCTTCTTCAATCATCCTCGATCGTACTTCCCCCGCTTTTTATTTAATGCAACGGATGCGCGACGAAGCGCACCGATTCACAATCAGTTATCACCGCCTCCTTCGAAAAAAGCGAATGACAAAATCAATCCTCGAAGAAATTCCGGGCATTGGACCAGGCACTCGCAAAAAGTTACTCCGCGCATTTGGATCATTGGCCGGAATCAGAGCAGCAACAGTTGAAGAATTAGAAAAAATATTAGGTTCTAAAAAAACAGAGATATTAATAGAATTTTTAAGAAGATAG